The following proteins come from a genomic window of Methanosarcina sp. MTP4:
- a CDS encoding Nre family DNA repair protein: protein MNAKTCIKCKGKGLCGRPRCPILEKFKSVQSISSEISGNSVFGASPPALFVGSFGYPRVSAGPLIPPSAQEGDSLLLEDPARWANMQIEDIISMRSRLVRANTTLHVKDARGKENPLLAKAQELALSKNPVDTEAWFFKAPKQELKFDAVHTPMGPSGLVKNFELAENPNVPKKVDYLVYDTDALAKDAVLELYKGDVSGEQITRLFSIGLLGKERKVVPTRWSITAVDDMAGKELADKILDYPWVSEITLFSGTHFGNHFEILLLPRVYSFELIEAWLPKTVWSGESSWVGEDSEGLDGKKKYSSLAGGYYAARLPVLEYLAGVRRQASVFILREITPDYWAPLGVWVVREGVKNALKNPPQTFDSLEAAVSDLTGRVRTPRDEWMQKARMLSDFRFQTTLNSFFKI from the coding sequence GTGAATGCCAAAACCTGTATCAAATGCAAAGGTAAGGGTCTGTGCGGGCGTCCTCGATGTCCTATTCTTGAAAAATTCAAGTCCGTACAGTCAATCTCTTCCGAGATATCCGGAAACTCCGTTTTCGGAGCTTCTCCCCCGGCTCTTTTTGTAGGTAGTTTCGGTTACCCCAGGGTATCTGCGGGCCCCCTGATCCCTCCCTCTGCACAAGAGGGGGATTCCCTGCTCCTTGAGGACCCTGCCAGATGGGCGAACATGCAGATAGAGGACATCATATCAATGCGTTCCCGCCTGGTAAGGGCAAACACGACCCTCCATGTAAAGGATGCCCGGGGCAAGGAAAATCCTCTTCTGGCAAAGGCGCAGGAACTTGCCCTTTCCAAAAACCCCGTGGATACGGAAGCCTGGTTTTTCAAAGCCCCGAAACAGGAGCTTAAATTCGATGCGGTCCACACTCCCATGGGCCCTTCAGGGCTTGTAAAGAACTTCGAGCTTGCCGAAAACCCAAATGTCCCAAAAAAAGTAGACTATCTCGTCTACGATACCGACGCCCTGGCAAAAGATGCAGTACTCGAGCTTTACAAAGGTGACGTTTCAGGGGAACAGATAACCCGCCTCTTTTCTATCGGCCTTCTGGGAAAAGAGCGAAAAGTCGTGCCCACCCGCTGGTCCATCACCGCCGTGGACGACATGGCCGGAAAGGAACTGGCGGACAAAATCCTGGACTACCCCTGGGTTTCCGAAATCACGCTCTTTAGCGGGACCCATTTCGGGAACCACTTCGAAATCCTCCTCCTCCCGAGAGTCTATTCTTTCGAACTAATCGAGGCCTGGCTCCCAAAGACTGTCTGGTCCGGAGAATCGAGCTGGGTAGGGGAAGACAGTGAGGGGCTGGACGGAAAAAAGAAGTATTCTTCTCTGGCAGGAGGTTACTATGCGGCAAGGCTTCCGGTACTTGAGTACCTTGCAGGGGTCAGAAGGCAGGCTTCGGTCTTCATCCTCAGGGAAATCACTCCCGATTATTGGGCTCCCCTGGGAGTCTGGGTAGTCCGGGAAGGGGTAAAAAACGCCCTCAAAAACCCGCCGCAAACCTTTGATTCCCTTGAAGCCGCAGTTTCGGACCTTACAGGAAGGGTACGCACCCCCAGGGACGAATGGATGCAAAAAGCCAGGATGCTTTCGGATTTCCGCTTCCAGACTACACTGAATTCTTTTTTTAAAATTTAA
- the purC gene encoding phosphoribosylaminoimidazolesuccinocarboxamide synthase produces MKREQLYSGKAKTIYTTDDPDVLISEFRNSLTAFNGEKKGEMEKKGYYNSHISKKLFEMLEENGISTHYIKMLSDIEMLVRKVEIIKIEVIVRNIAAGSITRKYPIEEGTVFESPVLVFDYKSDELGDPMLNDDIALALGLATREEIATIRKLALRINELLVPYLDKRGILLPDFKLEFGRSKGEIILADEISCDTCRFWDKETKQSMDKDVFRFDKGDISKAYEEVARRIVPEIFE; encoded by the coding sequence ATGAAAAGAGAACAGCTCTATTCCGGGAAAGCAAAGACCATCTACACAACTGATGATCCCGACGTCCTCATCTCCGAATTTAGAAACAGCCTAACGGCCTTCAACGGAGAAAAGAAAGGGGAAATGGAAAAGAAAGGGTATTACAACTCCCATATCTCAAAAAAACTCTTTGAGATGCTGGAAGAAAACGGGATCAGCACCCACTATATAAAGATGCTTTCCGATATCGAAATGCTGGTGCGGAAAGTAGAAATTATAAAAATAGAGGTTATTGTCAGGAACATTGCCGCAGGTTCCATTACAAGGAAATATCCCATAGAAGAAGGCACTGTTTTCGAGTCTCCTGTCCTGGTCTTTGACTACAAGAGCGACGAGTTAGGCGACCCCATGCTCAATGACGACATAGCTCTGGCCCTTGGCCTGGCTACCCGGGAAGAAATCGCCACCATTCGGAAGCTTGCCCTCAGGATAAACGAACTGCTTGTGCCCTATCTGGACAAGCGGGGAATCCTGCTCCCCGACTTCAAACTCGAGTTTGGGAGAAGCAAAGGGGAAATCATCCTTGCCGACGAAATATCCTGTGACACCTGCCGTTTCTGGGACAAAGAAACAAAACAGTCCATGGACAAGGACGTCTTCAGGTTCGATAAAGGCGACATTTCAAAGGCTTACGAAGAAGTTGCCCGGCGCATCGTCCCCGAAATCTTCGAATAA
- a CDS encoding ATP-binding protein: protein MPGTIISIVELLLTAEIYNRYSELDVNDLPKEIRKHYWSSAEKTVPKPILVSISRVEKLYGIENVEKNVRNVPFIVTDRSNFEIRLSAFDLAVEWFEKQDEAPGQIENNPVLAYYFGEIRKLEAASYVEAKAKARPKEVDREWIESLIAEIRKEDKGEDMLKLVSIIAPEDVKQKVKDLVLTKEQEEEVEKVLKAIKHRDYLREIGLHDIGKLLFVGPPGTGKTSVARALSERLSIPFVEVKLSMVTDQYLGETAKNIDRVFLLSKKLNPCILFIDELDFVAKARTSDENAAIKRAVNTLLKAIDEISLVEHGVLLIAATNHPRMLDSAAWRRFDEIVHFPLPDIEMRKEILDLVTKHIEGELDTKEIAEMTEGYSGSDLRMVIREAVLSALLEERKVLNQQDLLEAVLDFDERAGLKSEQYGED from the coding sequence ATGCCAGGTACCATAATTTCTATAGTAGAGCTGTTGCTTACCGCAGAGATCTATAACCGCTACTCTGAGCTTGACGTGAATGATCTTCCAAAAGAGATCCGGAAACACTACTGGAGCAGCGCGGAAAAAACCGTCCCCAAACCTATTCTGGTTTCAATTTCCAGGGTTGAAAAATTATACGGCATTGAAAATGTTGAGAAAAATGTCAGGAATGTGCCGTTCATAGTTACCGACAGGTCCAATTTTGAAATCCGTTTGAGCGCTTTTGACCTTGCAGTGGAATGGTTCGAAAAGCAGGACGAAGCCCCGGGGCAAATTGAAAATAACCCTGTTCTTGCTTACTACTTTGGGGAAATCAGGAAACTTGAAGCTGCAAGCTATGTCGAGGCAAAGGCGAAGGCAAGGCCAAAAGAAGTTGATCGGGAATGGATCGAGTCCCTGATTGCTGAAATCCGGAAAGAGGATAAGGGCGAAGACATGCTCAAACTGGTGTCTATCATCGCCCCGGAAGACGTTAAGCAGAAAGTCAAGGACCTTGTCCTCACAAAGGAGCAGGAAGAAGAAGTCGAAAAGGTCCTGAAAGCGATCAAGCACCGGGATTACCTCCGGGAAATCGGGCTGCATGATATAGGCAAGCTCCTGTTCGTAGGACCCCCCGGGACCGGGAAGACCTCTGTTGCAAGGGCGCTTTCCGAGCGGCTTTCCATTCCTTTCGTGGAGGTCAAGCTCTCCATGGTCACGGACCAGTACCTTGGCGAGACTGCAAAGAACATTGACAGGGTCTTCCTGCTGTCCAAGAAACTGAATCCATGCATTCTTTTTATCGACGAACTGGACTTCGTGGCAAAGGCCCGGACATCGGATGAGAACGCCGCAATCAAGCGGGCTGTCAACACCCTCCTGAAAGCAATTGACGAGATCAGCCTTGTAGAACACGGGGTCCTCCTGATTGCCGCTACCAACCACCCCCGGATGCTTGACAGTGCTGCATGGAGACGTTTTGATGAAATCGTTCACTTCCCTCTACCGGACATCGAGATGCGCAAGGAAATTCTGGATCTGGTGACCAAACATATCGAAGGGGAACTGGATACAAAGGAAATCGCGGAAATGACCGAAGGTTACTCTGGCTCGGACCTGCGCATGGTAATCCGGGAAGCTGTCCTGAGTGCCCTTCTGGAAGAGCGTAAGGTGCTAAATCAGCAGGACCTTCTGGAAGCCGTGCTTGACTTTGATGAAAGGGCAGGGCTCAAGTCCGAGCAGTACGGTGAAGATTAA
- a CDS encoding transcriptional regulator, translating to MKTTCEVMVQKVLPAIRAELSRVLIFEHGCTQQDVAEILELSRAAVSQYVSEKRGAEVDFSMETQGEIRRFAAVLLDKELSSQEKIQGMCNVCKFVQKSGWLYKNAPGVESCSICGDIDSE from the coding sequence ATGAAAACAACATGTGAAGTAATGGTACAGAAAGTACTGCCTGCTATCCGGGCTGAACTTTCGCGGGTATTGATTTTCGAACATGGCTGCACTCAGCAGGATGTAGCGGAGATTCTGGAGCTTTCACGAGCCGCAGTCTCCCAGTATGTGAGTGAAAAACGTGGAGCTGAGGTTGATTTCTCGATGGAGACCCAGGGAGAAATCCGGAGGTTTGCAGCAGTTCTCCTGGACAAAGAGTTGTCCTCTCAGGAAAAAATCCAGGGGATGTGCAACGTATGCAAATTTGTCCAGAAATCCGGCTGGCTGTACAAAAATGCGCCTGGGGTGGAATCCTGTAGCATTTGTGGAGACATTGATTCCGAGTGA